A section of the Enterococcus montenegrensis genome encodes:
- a CDS encoding MurR/RpiR family transcriptional regulator, with the protein MLIQEKIRQTSFSDAEQNVVAFILKRPQSLNLTIKEVAEATFVHPSTLIRIAKKLDFKGWVEFKNAFLKEQDYLTHHFQTVDANLPFTPNDGLLRIASKLAQLEQTTISDTLSLIQHDTLKMAKDLLLKARITRIFGNNANTLIAQDFAVKMNRIGKIVTTSQIQGETAYEAYNLTKNDTAILISYTGENSTILQTAKILAAQEVPFIAITSIGDNSLMEIATCTLQMTTRERLYSKIGNFTTNLSITYLLDVLYSVVFAENYQQELEHLIKIGQQIDHRKISSTIMSEKNQVPVQIHDSFTPN; encoded by the coding sequence ATGCTGATTCAAGAAAAAATTCGCCAAACAAGTTTTTCTGATGCCGAACAAAATGTTGTCGCCTTCATTTTAAAGCGGCCCCAAAGTTTGAACTTAACTATTAAAGAAGTGGCAGAAGCGACTTTTGTTCATCCTTCCACCTTAATTCGTATTGCCAAAAAACTGGATTTTAAGGGTTGGGTCGAATTTAAAAATGCGTTTTTAAAAGAGCAAGACTATTTAACCCATCACTTTCAAACAGTCGATGCTAATCTTCCTTTCACGCCAAATGACGGTTTATTGCGCATCGCCAGTAAATTGGCTCAATTAGAACAAACGACCATTAGCGATACATTATCTTTAATACAACACGACACCTTAAAAATGGCAAAAGATCTTTTACTAAAGGCGCGTATCACAAGAATTTTTGGTAACAACGCCAATACATTAATCGCGCAAGACTTTGCTGTGAAAATGAATCGCATTGGAAAAATCGTTACTACCAGTCAAATCCAAGGGGAAACGGCCTATGAAGCCTATAATTTAACAAAAAATGATACGGCAATCTTAATTTCTTATACTGGCGAAAATAGCACTATCTTACAGACTGCTAAAATTTTAGCTGCACAAGAAGTACCTTTTATTGCAATTACCAGCATTGGCGATAATTCTTTAATGGAAATAGCAACTTGCACCTTACAAATGACAACAAGAGAACGCCTCTATTCAAAGATTGGTAATTTCACAACCAATCTATCGATCACGTATTTACTCGATGTCTTATACAGTGTTGTTTTTGCTGAAAATTACCAGCAAGAATTAGAACATCTAATTAAAATCGGGCAACAAATTGATCATCGTAAGATTAGTTCCACCATTATGTCCGAAAAAAATCAAGTTCCGGTTCAAATCCACGATTCCTTTACCCCAAACTAA
- a CDS encoding beta-glucoside-specific PTS transporter subunit IIABC — protein sequence MGKYHDLAEKIVENVGGKENINSLTHCITRLRFKLKDEGKANDDILKNMDGVVTVMKSGGQYQVVIGNHVPDVYADVLEVAGISGETEEASGDGNIFNRLIDILSGCFQPFLGALAAAGMIKGLNALLVFLGTLGWFTYTAQSGTYMMLNAIGDSIFYFMPVILGYTASKKFNLNPMIGITIGAALVYPTIQGSALQALVEEGAAAPYSIFGLPAFTTFLGIPWVGANYTSSVVPVIFIIAFAAQVQKLMKRVIPSVVQTFLVPFFVLLISLPVGFLVIGPIISMLTDLLSAGFQALMTFSPALYGAILGFFWQVLVIFGLHWSVVPLAIMQVTQEGFSQVLTGSFAASFSQTAVVLAMFFKLRDKKLKALCPPAIISGIFGVTEPAIYGITLPKKTPFIFSMIGGAIGGLILMLNDVTSYTMGGLGIFGFFNFITPEGNASTVIPAVIAVLVACGVSFSLTFFFWKDETVEVEEGQAAMEVRKEIVTAPINGAIMPLSTSKDEAFAQGILGKGVLIQPESGEVVAPFDGTVMTLFPTKHAIGLVSDNGLELLIHIGIDTVQLDGKFFTPHVKQGDKVKRGQKLMSFDIKAIQAAGYSVETPVIVTNSADYLDILESDKPNVASGSDELITALA from the coding sequence GTGGGTAAATATCACGATTTAGCCGAAAAAATTGTTGAAAATGTAGGCGGAAAAGAAAATATCAATAGTTTGACACATTGTATTACGCGGTTGCGCTTCAAGTTAAAAGATGAAGGCAAAGCAAACGATGATATCCTAAAAAATATGGACGGCGTCGTAACTGTAATGAAAAGTGGCGGTCAATATCAAGTTGTAATCGGAAATCACGTTCCAGATGTCTATGCAGACGTTTTAGAAGTAGCGGGAATTTCAGGTGAGACAGAAGAAGCAAGCGGTGACGGCAATATCTTTAACCGCTTAATTGATATCTTAAGTGGTTGTTTCCAACCATTCTTAGGCGCATTAGCTGCAGCAGGTATGATTAAAGGGCTAAATGCATTACTAGTTTTCTTAGGAACGTTAGGTTGGTTTACCTACACGGCGCAATCTGGCACTTATATGATGCTAAATGCAATTGGGGATTCGATTTTTTACTTTATGCCAGTTATCTTAGGTTATACAGCTTCAAAAAAATTCAATTTAAATCCAATGATCGGGATTACAATTGGTGCGGCGTTAGTTTATCCAACGATTCAAGGATCTGCATTACAAGCCTTGGTCGAAGAAGGCGCTGCTGCTCCTTATAGTATCTTTGGTTTGCCAGCATTTACTACTTTCTTAGGTATTCCTTGGGTAGGGGCAAATTATACAAGTAGTGTTGTACCGGTAATTTTCATCATCGCCTTTGCTGCACAAGTACAAAAATTGATGAAACGTGTCATTCCTTCTGTTGTTCAAACATTCTTAGTACCATTTTTTGTACTATTAATTTCATTGCCAGTTGGCTTTTTAGTTATTGGCCCAATCATTAGCATGCTAACTGATTTATTAAGTGCTGGTTTCCAAGCGTTAATGACATTCTCACCAGCTTTATATGGTGCAATTTTAGGTTTCTTCTGGCAAGTGTTGGTAATCTTTGGATTACACTGGTCAGTTGTACCATTGGCAATTATGCAAGTAACACAAGAAGGTTTCTCACAAGTGTTAACAGGTTCATTTGCTGCTAGCTTCTCACAAACAGCAGTTGTCTTAGCAATGTTCTTCAAACTTCGCGACAAAAAATTAAAAGCACTATGTCCACCAGCAATCATCTCAGGTATTTTTGGGGTAACAGAACCAGCTATTTACGGGATTACATTACCGAAAAAGACGCCGTTTATTTTCTCTATGATTGGTGGGGCAATCGGCGGATTGATTTTAATGTTAAATGATGTCACTTCTTACACAATGGGGGGTTTAGGAATCTTTGGTTTCTTTAACTTCATTACCCCAGAAGGTAATGCGTCTACTGTTATCCCAGCAGTAATTGCAGTCTTAGTAGCCTGCGGTGTCAGCTTCTCACTAACTTTCTTCTTCTGGAAAGATGAGACAGTCGAAGTTGAAGAAGGACAAGCCGCAATGGAAGTTAGAAAAGAAATTGTTACAGCGCCAATTAACGGTGCCATCATGCCACTAAGCACATCAAAAGATGAAGCATTTGCTCAAGGTATTTTAGGTAAAGGTGTATTGATCCAACCAGAAAGTGGTGAAGTTGTCGCACCATTTGACGGTACAGTAATGACACTGTTTCCGACAAAACATGCAATTGGCTTGGTTTCTGATAATGGTTTAGAATTATTAATTCACATTGGAATTGACACTGTACAACTAGACGGTAAATTCTTCACACCCCATGTTAAGCAAGGGGATAAAGTAAAACGCGGTCAAAAATTAATGAGCTTTGATATTAAAGCAATCCAAGCTGCAGGTTACAGTGTTGAAACACCAGTCATCGTAACCAATTCAGCAGACTATTTGGATATTTTAGAAAGTGATAAACCAAATGTTGCCAGTGGTAGTGATGAATTAATCACAGCTTTAGCATAA
- a CDS encoding ABC transporter ATP-binding protein encodes MEESAWSKSLSFKEQKQIVKRMFKFAKPFAKTFIVAIVFALALAVVNILLPRIIQTYMDDYLTTKTATQKIIYFFAALYFFGVLLKATIWFFQWFLYSMASLKTFQYIRVKLFEKLHTLGMRYFDQTPAGSIVSRVTNDTETLFEFWYVFLMVLTGIFAIISSFVAMFSINRKIALINLIFLPILVIVIWYYQKFSSKIYRQMREKLSQLNTKLNESISGMQIIQQFRQEARLKSEFETINDDYLKTRFAMIKTNSLLLAPIINLLYALAIALSLSLFGFDALDSPVEVGMIYAFTTYVQGFFNPMTQMMDFLSVFTDGIVAASRILKIMDTTEATPAQNPKANAKIGAGKIEFRHVSFSYDGKHDVLKDISFVANPGQTIALVGHTGSGKSSIINVLMRFYEFHAGEVLIDDKNIKDYPMSELREKMGLVLQDAFMFYGDIATNIRLLNTNISDAEIKAAAEFVQADKFINQLPGNYHAKVIERGASYSSGQRQLLSFARTMVTNPKILVLDEATANIDTETESLIQASLAKMRKGRTTIAIAHRLSTIKDADLILVLDKGEIVETGNHATLLAEDGLYAAMYKLQSSEV; translated from the coding sequence ATGGAAGAATCTGCATGGTCCAAATCACTTTCATTTAAAGAGCAAAAACAAATTGTAAAACGAATGTTTAAATTTGCGAAGCCTTTTGCTAAAACATTTATTGTAGCGATCGTTTTTGCCTTGGCCTTAGCAGTTGTCAATATTTTACTACCACGTATTATTCAAACCTATATGGATGATTACTTAACCACTAAAACTGCTACACAAAAAATTATTTATTTTTTTGCTGCTCTGTATTTTTTTGGTGTCCTGTTAAAAGCGACAATTTGGTTTTTCCAATGGTTTTTATACTCCATGGCATCACTGAAAACATTTCAGTATATCCGTGTAAAACTTTTTGAAAAATTGCATACGCTAGGAATGCGCTATTTTGATCAAACACCAGCTGGTTCTATCGTTTCTCGGGTGACCAATGACACGGAGACATTGTTTGAATTTTGGTATGTTTTTTTGATGGTGCTTACCGGTATTTTTGCGATAATTTCATCTTTTGTGGCGATGTTTTCAATCAATCGAAAAATTGCTTTGATTAATTTAATCTTTTTACCAATTTTAGTAATCGTCATTTGGTATTATCAAAAATTCAGTTCAAAAATTTATCGACAAATGCGGGAAAAATTAAGTCAATTAAATACCAAGCTAAATGAATCTATTTCAGGAATGCAAATTATCCAACAATTTCGTCAAGAAGCGCGACTGAAAAGTGAATTTGAAACAATCAATGATGACTATTTAAAAACACGCTTTGCCATGATTAAAACAAATTCACTGCTTTTAGCACCAATTATTAATTTGTTATATGCTTTAGCAATTGCGTTATCTTTATCTTTATTTGGCTTTGATGCGCTTGATTCTCCAGTGGAGGTGGGGATGATATACGCTTTTACCACGTATGTGCAGGGATTTTTTAATCCTATGACGCAAATGATGGACTTTTTGAGTGTTTTCACCGACGGAATTGTAGCGGCTAGTCGTATTTTGAAGATCATGGACACAACAGAAGCAACACCAGCTCAAAATCCTAAGGCCAATGCTAAAATTGGCGCTGGGAAAATTGAATTTCGTCATGTTAGCTTTTCTTATGATGGTAAGCATGATGTGTTAAAAGATATTTCCTTTGTTGCTAATCCCGGTCAAACAATTGCACTCGTAGGGCATACTGGTAGTGGGAAAAGTTCGATCATTAATGTTCTCATGCGTTTTTATGAATTTCACGCGGGGGAAGTTTTGATCGATGATAAAAATATTAAAGACTACCCTATGAGTGAACTACGAGAAAAAATGGGTCTAGTTTTACAAGACGCCTTCATGTTTTATGGCGATATTGCCACAAATATTCGTTTGTTAAATACAAATATCAGTGACGCTGAAATTAAAGCAGCGGCAGAATTTGTCCAAGCAGATAAATTCATTAATCAACTGCCAGGAAACTATCACGCTAAAGTAATTGAAAGAGGAGCGAGTTATTCGAGTGGCCAGCGCCAACTTTTATCTTTTGCCCGGACGATGGTTACAAATCCTAAAATCTTAGTATTGGACGAGGCAACTGCAAACATTGATACTGAGACAGAAAGTTTGATTCAAGCTAGTTTGGCCAAAATGCGTAAAGGTAGAACGACCATTGCCATTGCGCACCGCCTCTCTACGATTAAAGATGCTGATTTAATTTTAGTATTAGACAAAGGTGAAATTGTTGAAACTGGAAATCATGCTACCTTGTTGGCAGAAGATGGATTATATGCTGCAATGTATAAATTGCAAAGTAGTGAAGTTTAA
- a CDS encoding ABC transporter ATP-binding protein, which produces MSIFKKLGWFFKQEKKHYIIGVTSLILVAIFQLIPPKVIGIIIDEIAEDNIHLKIILGWVVVLVLAAVAQYIFRYIWRTNIWGSAARLEKDLRRQLFDHFTKMDQIFYQKHRTGDLMAHATNDLNAIQNVAGAGILTFADSFITGGITIIAMILFIDWRLTLIALLPLPLLAVTSRVLGTKLHDAFRDAQEAFSNINDKAQESITGMKVLKTFGQEQEDIADFSRKIDDAIVKNKRVNFLDALFDPFITLIIGLSYVVTIIIGGNFILNDTITIGQLVSFISYIGMLVWPMFAIGRLFNVLERGNASYDRVAELLSNKTHIIEKENAIHEAPKGTLEFSIRSFYYPNSKEETLKNLQFVVNEGETLGIVGKTGSGKTTIMKLLLREFDDYAGQITFGSRNIKDYTLDALLGSLGYVPQDHFLFSTTIRDNIRFIDPTLPQSEVAQAAQLADIATDIEEMPAGYDTLVGERGVSLSGGQKQRLSIARALIAKPEILILDDALSAVDAKTEEAILSNLKAARQNKTTIIAAHRLSSVMHAKEIIVIEEGQIIERGTHQELLALGGWYAKMWAKQQLEAKITRGDI; this is translated from the coding sequence ATGTCAATTTTTAAAAAGTTAGGTTGGTTTTTTAAACAGGAAAAAAAGCACTACATTATCGGTGTAACATCTTTAATTTTAGTGGCTATTTTTCAATTAATACCCCCAAAAGTAATTGGAATTATTATTGATGAAATTGCTGAAGATAATATTCACTTAAAGATTATTTTAGGTTGGGTTGTAGTATTAGTTTTAGCTGCTGTCGCACAATATATTTTTCGCTATATTTGGCGCACTAATATCTGGGGCAGTGCTGCTCGCTTGGAAAAAGATCTTAGACGCCAGCTTTTTGATCATTTTACGAAGATGGATCAAATCTTTTATCAGAAACACCGTACAGGAGATCTAATGGCCCATGCAACCAATGATTTAAACGCCATTCAAAATGTTGCTGGCGCAGGAATATTAACCTTTGCTGACTCATTTATCACCGGTGGAATAACTATTATTGCCATGATTTTATTTATCGATTGGCGGCTAACGCTGATTGCATTATTACCATTACCTTTGTTAGCAGTGACCTCACGTGTACTAGGCACAAAACTCCATGATGCTTTTCGGGATGCACAGGAGGCTTTTTCAAATATTAACGATAAGGCACAAGAAAGCATTACCGGGATGAAGGTTTTAAAAACTTTTGGTCAAGAGCAAGAAGATATTGCTGATTTTTCAAGGAAGATTGATGATGCAATCGTCAAAAATAAACGAGTCAATTTTTTAGACGCCTTATTTGATCCTTTTATCACATTAATTATTGGGCTTTCTTACGTTGTAACAATTATCATAGGTGGGAATTTTATTTTGAATGATACGATTACAATTGGACAGTTGGTATCATTTATAAGCTATATCGGGATGTTAGTTTGGCCGATGTTTGCGATTGGTCGACTCTTTAATGTTTTAGAAAGAGGCAACGCCAGTTACGATCGGGTAGCGGAGTTATTAAGCAACAAGACACATATTATTGAAAAAGAAAATGCAATTCATGAGGCGCCAAAAGGAACTTTGGAATTTTCAATTCGCAGTTTTTATTATCCCAATAGCAAAGAAGAAACACTAAAGAATTTGCAGTTTGTCGTAAATGAAGGTGAAACATTAGGCATTGTAGGGAAAACCGGTAGTGGCAAGACCACGATTATGAAATTATTACTGCGGGAATTTGATGATTACGCAGGTCAAATTACATTTGGTAGCCGTAATATTAAAGACTACACCTTAGATGCTTTGCTGGGCTCGTTAGGCTACGTTCCACAAGATCATTTTTTGTTTTCGACTACGATTCGCGACAATATCCGTTTTATCGACCCAACCCTGCCACAAAGTGAAGTTGCGCAGGCAGCGCAATTGGCCGACATTGCCACGGATATTGAAGAAATGCCAGCAGGTTATGATACCTTAGTAGGAGAACGAGGTGTTTCGTTGTCCGGTGGGCAAAAACAACGATTATCCATCGCGCGTGCGTTAATTGCCAAACCAGAAATTTTAATTTTAGATGATGCACTTTCTGCGGTTGATGCGAAAACAGAAGAAGCGATTTTAAGCAACTTAAAAGCCGCACGGCAAAATAAAACGACCATTATTGCTGCCCATCGTTTGAGTAGTGTTATGCATGCTAAAGAAATCATCGTAATTGAAGAAGGGCAAATAATAGAACGGGGAACGCATCAAGAATTACTAGCTTTAGGTGGTTGGTATGCTAAGATGTGGGCCAAACAGCAACTTGAAGCCAAGATTACTAGGGGGGATATTTAA
- a CDS encoding YneF family protein — protein MSTSIVVLIAIIAALLGAVGGFFLARKYMKDYLEKNPPVNEEMLRSMMMSMGQKPSEKKIRQMMQQMKNQGKK, from the coding sequence ATGTCAACATCAATCGTAGTACTTATTGCAATTATTGCAGCTTTACTAGGTGCAGTCGGTGGCTTTTTCTTAGCCCGTAAATATATGAAAGACTATTTGGAAAAAAATCCTCCCGTTAACGAGGAAATGTTACGTTCAATGATGATGTCGATGGGCCAAAAACCATCAGAGAAAAAAATTCGTCAAATGATGCAGCAAATGAAAAACCAAGGGAAAAAATAA
- the ndk gene encoding nucleoside-diphosphate kinase: protein MEEKTLIIIKPDGVKRHLVGRIISRFEERMLTIEAMRYGMLTKETAKAHYAHLADKPFFQDIIDYMTSGPVVFIVLKGENAIEMVRKMIGSTNALEAAPGTIRGDFATNKSQNVIHASDCAAAADVEIKRFFSKAQLATAKHSS from the coding sequence ATGGAAGAAAAAACTTTAATTATTATTAAACCAGATGGCGTCAAACGTCATTTAGTCGGTCGTATTATCAGTCGCTTTGAAGAACGCATGCTGACAATTGAAGCAATGCGCTACGGTATGTTAACTAAAGAAACCGCCAAAGCCCACTATGCTCATCTTGCTGATAAGCCTTTTTTTCAAGATATTATTGACTACATGACATCAGGTCCTGTTGTTTTTATCGTTTTAAAAGGTGAAAATGCAATTGAAATGGTGCGTAAAATGATTGGATCGACTAATGCCTTAGAAGCTGCACCTGGCACAATTCGTGGCGATTTTGCCACCAATAAGTCGCAAAATGTTATTCACGCTTCTGACTGCGCTGCTGCAGCAGACGTGGAAATAAAACGCTTCTTTAGCAAAGCGCAGTTGGCGACAGCCAAACATTCCTCTTAA
- a CDS encoding deoxyribonuclease IV, translating into MLIGSHVSFKASQALASSVEEALSYEANTFMLYTGAPQNTRRSEMDQASIAAGKKMMVENEMHEFVVHAPYIVNLGNTIKPQNFGFAIEFLRSEIMRAQELGAKQITLHPGAHVGAGPQAGIEQIVKGLNEVLTKDQIPQIALETMAGKGTEIGRSFEELAAIIDGVTLNDKLSVTFDTCHTNDAGYNVKDDFDGVLAEFDRVIGLERLKVVHLNDSKNIRGAKKDRHANLGFGTIGFNALHYIANHEKLATLPKILETPYVGEDKKNKKPPYKFEIAMLRSGVFDPDLLEKIMAQ; encoded by the coding sequence ATGTTAATCGGTTCTCATGTTTCCTTTAAAGCTAGTCAGGCCTTAGCTTCTTCAGTTGAAGAAGCATTAAGTTATGAAGCGAATACGTTTATGCTTTATACTGGCGCTCCCCAAAATACACGTCGTAGTGAGATGGACCAAGCTAGTATTGCCGCGGGTAAAAAAATGATGGTAGAAAACGAGATGCACGAATTTGTCGTTCATGCACCTTATATCGTCAACTTAGGGAATACAATTAAGCCTCAGAATTTTGGATTTGCCATTGAATTTTTACGTTCAGAAATTATGCGCGCTCAAGAACTTGGTGCCAAACAAATTACCTTACATCCTGGTGCCCACGTTGGCGCAGGGCCACAAGCGGGGATTGAACAAATTGTTAAAGGATTAAATGAAGTTTTAACAAAAGACCAAATTCCTCAAATTGCGTTAGAAACGATGGCAGGAAAAGGCACAGAAATCGGCCGTAGTTTTGAAGAATTAGCAGCAATCATTGACGGCGTCACGCTAAATGATAAACTGTCCGTTACCTTTGACACGTGTCACACTAACGATGCTGGTTATAATGTGAAAGACGATTTCGATGGCGTGTTAGCGGAATTTGACCGCGTGATCGGGTTAGAACGTTTAAAAGTCGTTCATTTAAACGACTCTAAAAATATACGCGGTGCAAAAAAAGACCGGCATGCCAATTTAGGTTTTGGAACAATTGGGTTTAATGCACTACATTATATTGCCAATCACGAAAAATTAGCAACATTGCCTAAAATCCTTGAAACGCCATATGTTGGAGAAGATAAAAAAAATAAAAAGCCTCCTTATAAATTTGAAATTGCCATGTTGCGTAGCGGCGTTTTTGATCCAGATTTATTAGAAAAAATTATGGCGCAATAA
- a CDS encoding AEC family transporter: protein MNLAQLNVSFNITALIAIAVFFTLVQLLFLRIFKGRQSQRELSFSLYMGSGFNIGNFTLPFAQSFIPQAIPLISLFDIGNSIMLAGGTGLVVEALTGENYVFNLKAFLQKLGRSVPFMCYLVLLLLRTASIAIPEMLITVVAPIASANTFLSMFMIGLYLEFKLPHYAWLLVLKTLLLRYTIGLILVVIVYFTPINHLMKLVLSILAVTPIPIFNVMNAVLSGSDEESVGFCSSLSFLISLPLMTALIFIYR from the coding sequence GTGAACTTAGCGCAACTGAATGTTTCTTTTAACATCACAGCATTAATCGCAATTGCAGTTTTCTTTACGTTAGTTCAATTGCTTTTTTTACGCATTTTTAAAGGGCGACAAAGCCAAAGGGAACTTTCCTTTAGCCTTTACATGGGATCTGGTTTTAACATTGGCAATTTTACTTTACCTTTTGCGCAAAGCTTTATCCCGCAAGCCATTCCCTTGATTTCACTTTTTGATATTGGCAACTCGATAATGTTAGCAGGGGGAACAGGTTTAGTAGTTGAGGCGTTGACTGGGGAAAATTATGTCTTTAATTTAAAAGCATTCCTGCAAAAACTAGGGCGCAGTGTCCCTTTTATGTGTTACCTTGTGCTGCTTTTGTTACGGACAGCCAGTATTGCAATCCCTGAAATGCTGATAACGGTGGTAGCACCTATCGCTAGCGCCAATACTTTTTTATCAATGTTCATGATTGGGCTGTATTTGGAGTTTAAGCTGCCTCACTATGCTTGGTTATTAGTTTTAAAAACACTTCTTTTAAGATATACAATCGGTCTTATTTTAGTTGTAATTGTCTATTTTACACCAATAAATCACTTAATGAAGTTAGTATTGAGCATTTTAGCAGTTACGCCCATTCCAATTTTTAATGTCATGAATGCCGTATTATCTGGAAGTGATGAAGAAAGTGTGGGCTTTTGTTCTTCGCTTAGTTTTTTAATTAGTTTACCACTTATGACGGCTTTGATTTTTATTTATCGCTAA